TCAAAATTCTCTCACAAGCCCCTAAATTATCCACTAGATTGTTCAACAATTCTTGTAAGGAAGATAATTGGTAACTATTTAGACAATTGCGATGATATTGCTGCTGTAAATAATCTCCAATCCAGAAAGCTACTTCTAAGGGAGGATTATTCATAATCTTCAGTTCTTGATACATAGAAGATGGCATAAGTTCTTCTAGTTCACTATTTACCGGTTCTCCTCGCAAATGCAATTTTGTGGCTACAGCAAAAGCTACTATTAAACGCGATGCCTTAATTTTATCTTCTTTATCTTCATGGGAAATTTCTTCTACAGATACCCAGATTTGCCGTGTCAAGTTTCTGACATTATTTACTATAGAACCCCAGCATTTTCTCCCTTCCCAAAAGCGGTCATAAGCTGTGTTTGTACGAAAAACTAATAATAAGCCTAAAACGATACTGGGAATGACACCTGCTAAAATAGGTTGGGAAACAGGGATTTTGAAAAAATGAAGTACGGAAATTAGGAAACCAAAAAATCCACACCATAAGACATTTTTATAAATGGCTGTGATTACCGAACCTTTAAGCTGGAAAACCATTGGTAGGGATTGCCCTTTTTCAGTTTTCATCGACGTTTCCTGAAGATTTAAGGAATAAATTAATTGATATCAGATAATAATTCTATAGTCATCCGGTTAGATTTTACCCAAATCTAAGTATCTGTGGGGTGGGAATTGCTCACAAAAACTTGATCATCTGGGAAATTCCCACCCTACTAGACCTCTATAAATTTAACCTTTCACACTCCCCCTGCC
The Gloeotrichia echinulata CP02 DNA segment above includes these coding regions:
- a CDS encoding bestrophin family ion channel: MKTEKGQSLPMVFQLKGSVITAIYKNVLWCGFFGFLISVLHFFKIPVSQPILAGVIPSIVLGLLLVFRTNTAYDRFWEGRKCWGSIVNNVRNLTRQIWVSVEEISHEDKEDKIKASRLIVAFAVATKLHLRGEPVNSELEELMPSSMYQELKIMNNPPLEVAFWIGDYLQQQYHRNCLNSYQLSSLQELLNNLVDNLGACERILKTPMPLAYAIHLKQLLLLYCLLLPFQMVHSLGWWTGLISALVSFTLFGIEAIGLEIENPFGYDANDLPLDAICNTMKRNMEDLLSLSPSRKA